The sequence GCTTTTTATAAGCGGCCTGCAATTGTTCTTTTTTCGCCTGATGAATTTGTAAAAATTGGTCATAGCTACCAGGATACCGTTCAAGCTTTTGATTTTCCATGTGATAAATAAGGTTCGTAACACTGTCCAAAAAAGGAATGTCATGAGAAATCAAAATAAACGCATTCTCATATTCCTGAAAATAACGCCGCAGCCATTCAATATGTTCTTCATCCAAATAATTTGTCGGTTCATCCAAAAGAAGAATTTCCGGTTTTTCCAGCAATAGCTTTGCCAGCAATATTTTTGTACGCTGTCCACCGCTTAAATCGTCTACCTGTTTATCCAACCCAATGTCTGTTAGTCCCAGTCCTCGGGCTACTTCTTCAACTTTTGCATCAATGATATAAAAATCATTCTGATCTAACAGGTCTTGAATCGTTCCCACTTCTTCCAGCATCGTATTTAGCTCATCTTCTGAAACGTTTCCCATCGATTCATATAGCTGATTCATTTCAGCTTCCAGATCAAAAAGATATTGAAAAGCTCCTTTTAAAGCATCTTTGATCGTCATTTCTTTTTCCAGTACTGTGTGTTGGTCTAAATAACCTACCCGTACTCTTTTTGCCCAATGAACGGTGCCCTTATCCGGCTCTATTTTTCCAGTAATAATGTTCATAAAGCTGGATTTACCTTCTCCATTGGCTCCTATCAATCCAATATGTTCTCCTTTCAACAATCGAAAAGACACATCATCAAAAATGGCTCTGTCACCAAAGCCATGGCTTAGATTTTTTACCGTTAACAAACTCATTCCAAACGCTCCTTTTTCTTTCCATCAAAATCATCTTACTCCTATTTATTAAAGAAACCTAGGCCATTATACCATAACAAAGCTTAGGAAAAGATAGGAAAGAGAAAAGATTGCTAAAATTTTTCAACCGAGGTTTTAGAGATTCACATCACTAGATGCTTAACACCTTTTTTGCTAAGCATTCTTTTACTGATATGTTATAATAATAGACATACACCCAGTTAAAGCCATCATGAAACAAATCCCTCTTTAAAGGATGATTCTTCTATGCAAAAAAGTTACATGGACCATGAACTATATGAAAAAGTTTTTAATGGTACTCAAGACTCTCTCTTCATTGTAGAAGTGGTAGGTCCTTTTGAATTTCGGTTTCTTCGAACAAATCTGGCTCATCAAACTAAAACCGGTATTAGCCAGGAGCAAATACAAAACCAGACACCGCTGTCCTTACTTGGCAAGGAGCTGGGAGATCAAGTGGCTATTAACTATCAGAAATGTGTTGATGCTGGAAAAAGCGTTACCTATGAGGAAACATTGGATTTACCAGGCGGTACCAGAATTTGGACCACTACATTAACACCTATTATCCGAAAAGGAATCACCGCGTTTATTGTCGGCTCCGCTACGGATATTACAGAACGGGTTGAAAATGAACAAAAACGAATTGCCTCTGAGAAACTATTGTTAAAAATCATTAATAATATTCCGATGCGTATTTTCTGGAAAGACAAAGACTTGAAATACCTTGGTTGCAATAGTCATTTTGCTAAAGATTCCGGCTGGGGATCTCCGGAAGCGTTAATTGGTAAAACTGACTATGAAATGAGTTGGAAATCTTTGGCCGAGGACTATCGAAAAGACGATTTAGACGTCATGATACAGGAAGAAGAAAAAATCAATTACATCGAAAAGGTCATCAATGCCGATGGAGAGCGACGCTTTGTACGAACCAGCAAAATACCTCTTTATGATCAAAACGCTGAGGTTTTTGGGATGTTAGGTGCTTTTGAAGATATTACGGATACCCTCAATCTTGAAGAAGCCCTTAAGGAGAGCGAGCAGCGTTACGAAGAACTGGCTTCCATTAGCAAAGCAGTGGTATTTGAACTGGACCGAAACGGTATGTATACCTATGTAAGCCCTTCCGTAGAGCCTATTTTAGGCTATAAACCTGCTGAATTAATAGGGAAATCTTATTTTTACGACATCACTTCTCCTGAAAACCGTCAAAGCCTGATGGACTACGGCAGAAAAGTGTTGGAGGAGGGCGGCCAGGTTTCTGACTATGAGCATCAGCTCCAACGAAAGGACCGAGTAAATGTTTGGGTCACTACCAACGGTTTCTGTCTTCTTGATGAAAATGGACGTACCAAATCCTTCCGGGGAATGGATATCGATATAAGTCATATCAAAACAGCCGAAGAAAAAATTCGTTACTTAAGTTTCCATGATCAGTTGACCGGATTATACAACCGGCATTTTTTTGAAGCGGAAATTCAACGACTGGATACTTATCGCAACTGGCCATTAACTGTTATGATGGTGGATGCCAATGGGCTGAAACTGATCAACGATGCCTTTGGTCATCAAGCCGGCGATGAGTTGCTGATTAAAATGGCCGAGGCATTAAAGGAAAGTATTCGATCCGACGACATTATCTCGCGCATCGGTGGTGATGAATACGTACTTTTACTGCCTGGAACCTGCGAAGAAGAAGCCGGAAAAATGGTGGAAAGAATACAGCAAAATACAGACAGAAAAAAAATCAAAAACCTGCCTCTCTCCTTTTCTTACGGTTATTACACAAAATGGAATGAAAAACTGACGGTTGAAGATACTTTAAAGCTGGCTGAAACAAAAATGTACAACCAAAAAAACGAAGGTCGAAAATCTTTACGTAAAGAAATGATTCAAAAGATACTAGAGGAGCTATTTCGCACCTTACCAGAGGAAAAATGTCATGGGGAAAAAGTTGCTGCTCTTTGCTTTGAAATTGGAAAAGTCCTCGGATTTGAAAAAAGAAAGCTTGAAAAACTAAGATTAGCCGGTTACTATCACGACATAGGAAAAATCGCTATTGATCCAACTATTTTGCAAAGCGGCTGCCTGCTAACGATGGACCAGCGAGAAGAAATACAACGCCACGCGGAAGCCGGTTATGTTATTTTAAGTTCTTCTTCTGACTATTTGGATATCAGCGAAGATATTTTACAACACCATGAGCAGTACGATGGCAATGGCTACCCTGCAGGTTTGTCTGGAGAACAGATTAACCTTAATGCTCAAATCATCAGCATTGCTAATTATTATGACAGCATGAGCCGAAACCGTCCTCACCGAGACGCCCTTCGTCGTGAAGCCGTTTTAGAACAAATTCAGCAGCAAAAAGGGAAACGTTTCAACCCACGCCTGGTGGATGCCTTCATGAAGGTTATCTCTTCCTAATCGCAAAGGCCAACACCGACTATTTCATCGGGGTTGGCCTTTTTAGTTTCGTACTGCTTTTTAGTTGTATGATCCTTAAATCTTAAATTGCTGGATGGCATCTTTCATTTCTTCAGCCATTTCTGCCAAATTTTCACTGGATTGGGCAATTTCATTCATTGCTGCTGTTTGCTCCTCTACCGATGCAGAAGCCTCTTCTGTTCCGGCCGCATTTTCTTCCGAAATCGCTGAAAGATTTTCAATAACCCCTACTATTTCATCTTTTTTCCGACGCATATCCATGGAAGAATCGGTTAAATCCTTGATTTTTCCCCGCATTTCATCGATTGCTTTTTCGATCCCTGCAAACTTTTCACTGGTTCCATCAATCCCATCAGACTGTTCTTTGCTGATGGTCGCCACTTCTTCCACGGTTTTAACGGCACCCTCTGTCTGTTCTGTCAGGTCACCAATTACCGTATCGATTTCCTGGGCAAACTGATTAGACTGCTCCGCCAGCTTACGGATTTCTTCTGCTACCACAGCAAAACCTCTGCCACTTTCGCCTGCCCGAGCTGCCTCAATAGCCGCATTCAGAGCCAGTAGATTTGTCTGTTCCGCAATGCTTTCGATCATCTGACTGGCTGACTGAATTTTATGAGCACTTTCGTTGGTATTCGTGATCACCTGACGAATGCCTAAGATCGCTTGATTACTTTGCTCTGTTTTTTTGACCACCGATTGGATGATTTCGTCACCTTCCTGTCGCATCTGGTATACCTGTTCAGAACTACTATTGAGTCCCTCTATAACTTGAATGTCTTTTTCAATTCGTTCTTCCAGCTCTCTTATACGAAGTGCTCCATCCTCTGTATTTTCTGCTTGCTCCACCGCTCCCTTTGAAATTTCTTCAATGGTTTTGGATACTTCCGTTGCTGACATGGAAACCTGATGGCTGGTCGCGTTCAATTCTTCGGAAGAAGCCGTCAGTTGCATCGCATTATCGTTAATGCCTTTTATCAGTTCCACAATGTTTTGCTTCATGGTAATCAAGGCTCCGGCAATAGCTCCAATTTCATCTTTTCGATTTGAAAGTTGCTGGCTTTTTTCATCTTCTCTGCCGGTAAAATCATAGGAAGACATCTGTTGAACTTTTTCTGTCAAGTAAGTGATCGGCTCCAAAATATTCTTTAACAAAAGATTTAGCAATAAAACAGCCATTACGATCCCAATAGCTCCTACAATACCAATCTTTATCAGCCGTTCCCGGTAGTCTCTCATTTCTTCAGGAGGAATGTCCACATATAATCTCCAACCAAGCTCATGGCCTAACTCATAAGCAGGAGCAATTTCATTAAAAGCCATAAAATGATCGGTTTCGTATTGCTGATCAAAAATAAGTTGATAATGACCACTTTCGTAAATGGTTAGTCCGGAGATATATTCATTAATATCTGTGGTTTCAATATCAATGGCAAGAGCCCCTTCCACCGATCCACCGACAATCACCGGATAGGCAATCGTTACCATTTCCACATCCTGGCCATCGATTTCCCATATCACTGGTTCATACAAATGAATTTCTCCTGATCGGTACGTGTCATAGTAAAAGGCACCTTCCACTTCATCCTCCAACCATCCTGCCGCTTCTAATCCTACGTATTCAATACGGTCTCCTTCTCTGTAAAAATACGGATCGTATACGCCGGTTTCTGTATACCTGGTTTCTTCTTCTGCAAATCTAGGATCTTCCAACCTTATCCAAGCGCCATAGATAATATCATTCTTTTCCATCAAATTCCTAAGAACTGCATTAAAGGTATCCACCTGAAAATGATCATTTTCAATGGCTGCCGTCAACATTTCTTCAATACTTTCTACGATAGCAATGTTCTCATTAAAAAAAGCATTGATGTTGTTGGTTGCTAGTTCCAACTCACTTTCTACATACCTTTCATTGTTAATCATTTCAGCGTTTCTAGCGTCCAAGAGCGCTACCGCCGTTACAGCTCCAATAATGGTAATGGCTACAATTCCACAAAGAATCATAGATTTCATTCTAATACCCACTTGTCATCTCTCCCTTATTATTTGCTTTCGACTATCCTTCTATCTTTCATCACAGTACTTATCACAGTGCTTATCGACACACGCTTGCTACCATTGGCCTTGACAATTCTTCTCTATTGTTCTGTCTTCTCTTTTTTCAAAATAGAAAGAAGCAGGTTTACTAATGTAGGGTCAAACTGAGTGCCTGAGCCGTTTTTTAATTCCACTATTGCTTCCTCTTGGGATTTTGCTTTTTGATAAGGCTGATCCTGCGTCATCACATCATAGGCATCCGTTATCGCAATAATTCGTGCCAGTAGGGGAATTTCTTCTCCCCGAAGTCCTTGTGGATAACCCTTACCATCCCAGTGCTCATGATGAGCAAGCACTCCTTCCGCTACTTGCCTTAAAGCCGGTGTAGAACTGACAATTTTGTAACCTAAGCTAGGATGTCTTTTAATCTTCTCCCACTCCGCATCTGTCAAGGCTTCTGATTTCTTTACTACTTCTTTTGATATGCCAAGCATTCCAATATCGTGTAACTCCGCGAGCCTTGCTAACGCATTTAAGTCCGACTGTTCTAAACCTAATGCTTCTCCTAACTTCAGAGCTAAAGCCTTTATTCGTTGGCTATGACCCAACGTTTCAACCGCATGATCCCGAAGCCGTTTTTCCATTGACGACAAAATACCTGTTTTCTCATTTTCACTTTCTTCCATTTTATTGTGATACATATGGTCTTCTGCTTCTTCAAAAAGTGTCTGAAGGCTCTTTTGATCATTTTTTCTTACAGCCCATCCAATAGCCAACGAAACTACCATTGGTTCATTCCCCGACTCTTTACATTCTCTTTTAATGCTTTTGGCAATATTTTCCGTGTCTTTTTCTGTTGCTTCCGGCAGAATAAGGACAAACTCATCACCACCTATCCGGGCAGCCATATCCTGGCGCCGACAACAGGTTTTAATGATATTGG is a genomic window of Tindallia californiensis containing:
- a CDS encoding ABC-F family ATP-binding cassette domain-containing protein codes for the protein MSLLTVKNLSHGFGDRAIFDDVSFRLLKGEHIGLIGANGEGKSSFMNIITGKIEPDKGTVHWAKRVRVGYLDQHTVLEKEMTIKDALKGAFQYLFDLEAEMNQLYESMGNVSEDELNTMLEEVGTIQDLLDQNDFYIIDAKVEEVARGLGLTDIGLDKQVDDLSGGQRTKILLAKLLLEKPEILLLDEPTNYLDEEHIEWLRRYFQEYENAFILISHDIPFLDSVTNLIYHMENQKLERYPGSYDQFLQIHQAKKEQLQAAYKKQQQEISELKDFVARNKARVATRNMAMSRQKKLDKMEMIELAQEKPKPEFHFLTARTPGKLIFQTEDLVIGYEEPLTRPLTIKMERNQKIALVGANGLGKTTLLRSLLGEVPPLAGVVEEGDFLHIGYFEQEIKESNTNTCIEEVWQEFPGLNQREVRSALAKCGLTTKHIESQVRVLSGGEQAKVRLCKLMNKETNVLVLDEPTNHLDVDAKEELKRALQAYKGTILLISHEPDFYRDVVTEVWNCEDWTTKIV
- a CDS encoding methyl-accepting chemotaxis protein; translated protein: MGIRMKSMILCGIVAITIIGAVTAVALLDARNAEMINNERYVESELELATNNINAFFNENIAIVESIEEMLTAAIENDHFQVDTFNAVLRNLMEKNDIIYGAWIRLEDPRFAEEETRYTETGVYDPYFYREGDRIEYVGLEAAGWLEDEVEGAFYYDTYRSGEIHLYEPVIWEIDGQDVEMVTIAYPVIVGGSVEGALAIDIETTDINEYISGLTIYESGHYQLIFDQQYETDHFMAFNEIAPAYELGHELGWRLYVDIPPEEMRDYRERLIKIGIVGAIGIVMAVLLLNLLLKNILEPITYLTEKVQQMSSYDFTGREDEKSQQLSNRKDEIGAIAGALITMKQNIVELIKGINDNAMQLTASSEELNATSHQVSMSATEVSKTIEEISKGAVEQAENTEDGALRIRELEERIEKDIQVIEGLNSSSEQVYQMRQEGDEIIQSVVKKTEQSNQAILGIRQVITNTNESAHKIQSASQMIESIAEQTNLLALNAAIEAARAGESGRGFAVVAEEIRKLAEQSNQFAQEIDTVIGDLTEQTEGAVKTVEEVATISKEQSDGIDGTSEKFAGIEKAIDEMRGKIKDLTDSSMDMRRKKDEIVGVIENLSAISEENAAGTEEASASVEEQTAAMNEIAQSSENLAEMAEEMKDAIQQFKI
- a CDS encoding PAS domain S-box protein, whose amino-acid sequence is MQKSYMDHELYEKVFNGTQDSLFIVEVVGPFEFRFLRTNLAHQTKTGISQEQIQNQTPLSLLGKELGDQVAINYQKCVDAGKSVTYEETLDLPGGTRIWTTTLTPIIRKGITAFIVGSATDITERVENEQKRIASEKLLLKIINNIPMRIFWKDKDLKYLGCNSHFAKDSGWGSPEALIGKTDYEMSWKSLAEDYRKDDLDVMIQEEEKINYIEKVINADGERRFVRTSKIPLYDQNAEVFGMLGAFEDITDTLNLEEALKESEQRYEELASISKAVVFELDRNGMYTYVSPSVEPILGYKPAELIGKSYFYDITSPENRQSLMDYGRKVLEEGGQVSDYEHQLQRKDRVNVWVTTNGFCLLDENGRTKSFRGMDIDISHIKTAEEKIRYLSFHDQLTGLYNRHFFEAEIQRLDTYRNWPLTVMMVDANGLKLINDAFGHQAGDELLIKMAEALKESIRSDDIISRIGGDEYVLLLPGTCEEEAGKMVERIQQNTDRKKIKNLPLSFSYGYYTKWNEKLTVEDTLKLAETKMYNQKNEGRKSLRKEMIQKILEELFRTLPEEKCHGEKVAALCFEIGKVLGFEKRKLEKLRLAGYYHDIGKIAIDPTILQSGCLLTMDQREEIQRHAEAGYVILSSSSDYLDISEDILQHHEQYDGNGYPAGLSGEQINLNAQIISIANYYDSMSRNRPHRDALRREAVLEQIQQQKGKRFNPRLVDAFMKVISS